The Blattabacterium cuenoti genome includes a region encoding these proteins:
- a CDS encoding ABC transporter ATP-binding protein, whose product MKENLNKKKYSLIQLVIISLDYKLILISTIITSILISFISAYRPKLIQKAIDIHILYKDFLGLKNLLILIVFLLFLESIFHFILLYLSNILAQNVIKKIRILLFEKLLHFNNSFFNKTPIGKLVSYSVSDIETITVIFNDGILLVFGDFLRIIMIIIMMYTVHKKLFFIVFLTIPLMYIVTRFFQKTLKKTFYEERVQTSRLNSFLQENIIGMSIIQLFHKEKKEYLKFKSINSKLMNAHFKTIFYFSIFFPIVEIISAVTISIIIFYGGFHAIEVENVKPGQIIAFIFFIYLLFRPMRQMADRFNIIQRGIVGIERIFSILNSEEFVINKGNLRLKKLRGHIVFNNVYFSYINNEMVLNGVSFEIRPGEKVAIVGSTGSGKSTITHLISRLYEIKKGSIWIDGHSIQDVELKSLRSHIRVVTQDTFLFNDSIINNITLGDPSISMNQIENMARKIGIHNFITSLPNGYKFIVKERGSLLSLGEKQLISFLRVQMHPYSILILDEATTSLNNELEKMVYHATDLLTKHKTSIIITHRLSTLENSDKILAIDKGYIVEKGTHQELIQLNGYYAGLYQKSFQKKINN is encoded by the coding sequence ATGAAAGAAAATTTGAATAAAAAAAAATACTCCTTAATACAACTTGTTATAATTAGTTTAGATTATAAACTGATATTAATATCAACAATTATAACTTCCATATTAATTTCCTTCATTTCAGCTTATCGTCCTAAATTAATACAAAAAGCTATAGATATTCATATTCTTTATAAAGATTTTTTAGGATTGAAAAATCTATTAATATTAATAGTTTTCCTTCTTTTTTTAGAAAGTATATTTCATTTTATTCTATTGTATTTATCTAATATATTAGCACAAAATGTAATAAAAAAAATCAGAATTCTTTTATTTGAAAAATTATTACATTTTAATAATTCTTTTTTTAATAAAACTCCAATAGGAAAATTAGTATCCTATTCTGTGTCAGATATAGAAACTATAACAGTCATATTTAATGATGGAATTTTGTTAGTTTTTGGAGATTTTTTGAGAATTATTATGATTATCATTATGATGTATACAGTTCATAAAAAACTCTTTTTTATAGTTTTTTTAACTATTCCTTTGATGTATATTGTCACTCGTTTTTTTCAAAAAACATTGAAAAAAACGTTTTATGAAGAACGTGTTCAAACTTCACGTTTAAATAGTTTTTTACAAGAAAATATTATAGGAATGTCTATCATTCAACTTTTTCATAAAGAAAAAAAAGAATATTTAAAATTCAAATCTATTAATAGTAAGTTAATGAATGCTCATTTTAAAACTATTTTTTATTTTTCTATTTTTTTTCCCATAGTAGAAATCATTTCCGCAGTCACAATAAGTATTATTATATTTTATGGAGGATTTCATGCAATTGAAGTAGAAAATGTTAAACCTGGTCAAATTATTGCTTTTATTTTCTTTATTTATCTCCTTTTTCGTCCTATGCGGCAAATGGCTGATAGATTTAACATTATACAGAGAGGAATAGTTGGAATAGAGCGTATATTTTCCATACTAAATTCTGAAGAATTTGTTATTAATAAAGGAAATTTACGTTTAAAAAAATTAAGGGGACATATTGTATTTAATAATGTTTATTTTTCTTATATAAACAATGAAATGGTATTGAATGGAGTTTCTTTTGAAATTAGACCAGGAGAAAAAGTTGCAATAGTAGGATCAACAGGGTCTGGAAAATCTACGATCACTCATTTGATTTCTAGGTTATACGAAATAAAAAAAGGAAGTATTTGGATTGATGGACATTCTATTCAAGATGTAGAATTAAAAAGTTTAAGATCTCATATCAGAGTAGTTACACAAGATACTTTTTTATTTAATGATTCTATTATCAATAATATTACTTTAGGAGATCCATCTATTAGCATGAATCAAATAGAAAATATGGCAAGAAAAATAGGAATACATAATTTTATTACATCTTTACCTAATGGATATAAATTCATAGTCAAAGAAAGAGGAAGTTTATTATCTCTTGGAGAAAAACAATTAATTTCTTTCTTACGAGTTCAAATGCATCCTTATTCTATCCTGATATTAGATGAAGCAACTACCTCATTAAATAATGAATTGGAAAAAATGGTTTATCATGCTACAGATCTTTTAACAAAGCATAAAACTTCAATTATCATCACTCATCGTCTTTCCACATTAGAAAATTCCGATAAAATATTAGCTATTGATAAAGGATATATTGTGGAAAAAGGAACACATCAAGAATTAATTCAATTGAATGGATATTATGCTGGATTATACCAAAAATCTTTTCAAAAAAAAATTAACAATTGA
- a CDS encoding rod shape-determining protein, with product MGLVVDFMKNLFTQEIAIDLGTANTLIMHNNKVIVDLPSIIAIDVRTKKVLAVGEEAKQMQGKTHENIKIYKPLKDGVIADYQVAELMIKEFIKKVPGVNNKFFTPSLTMVICIPSGITEVEKRAVKDSAQHLNAKEVYLIEEPMAAAIGSGISVTKPEGNLIIDIGGGTTECGVIALGGIVCQKSIKIAGDVFTNDIAYFLRSKYNLYIGERTAEKIKIDIGAAMESIENPPEDIHVQGRDLPTGKPKEMNISYKETIPALDKSILRIEDAVMETLSRTPPELAADIYKTGIYMAGGGSLLRGLDKRISNKTGLTVSLVEDPLRAVVKGTGVALKNIDKFTFLMK from the coding sequence ATGGGATTAGTAGTAGATTTTATGAAGAATCTTTTTACTCAAGAAATAGCTATAGATTTAGGAACAGCAAATACATTGATTATGCATAATAATAAAGTTATAGTTGATTTACCTTCAATAATAGCTATAGATGTAAGGACTAAAAAAGTGTTAGCAGTAGGGGAAGAAGCTAAACAAATGCAAGGGAAAACACATGAAAATATAAAAATATATAAACCATTAAAAGATGGGGTAATTGCAGATTATCAAGTAGCAGAATTAATGATTAAAGAATTTATTAAAAAAGTTCCAGGAGTAAATAACAAATTTTTTACTCCATCTTTAACAATGGTTATTTGCATTCCATCAGGAATAACGGAAGTAGAAAAAAGAGCAGTTAAAGATTCTGCACAACATCTAAATGCTAAAGAAGTTTATTTAATTGAAGAACCTATGGCGGCGGCTATTGGTTCAGGTATCTCTGTCACAAAACCAGAAGGAAATCTGATTATAGATATAGGAGGCGGAACTACAGAATGCGGGGTTATAGCTTTAGGTGGAATAGTCTGTCAGAAATCTATCAAAATAGCTGGAGATGTATTTACTAATGATATAGCCTATTTTTTACGTTCTAAATACAATCTGTATATTGGAGAACGAACTGCCGAAAAAATAAAAATAGACATAGGAGCTGCTATGGAATCCATAGAAAATCCTCCAGAAGATATTCATGTACAAGGGAGAGATTTGCCCACAGGAAAACCTAAAGAAATGAACATTTCTTATAAAGAAACAATACCAGCTTTAGATAAATCAATATTACGAATTGAAGATGCAGTTATGGAAACTCTTTCTCGAACTCCACCAGAACTTGCCGCAGATATTTATAAAACGGGAATATATATGGCAGGAGGAGGTTCTCTTTTAAGAGGTTTAGATAAAAGAATTTCAAATAAAACAGGTCTTACTGTTTCTTTAGTGGAGGATCCTTTGAGAGCAGTAGTAAAAGGAACAGGTGTTGCGTTAAAAAACATTGATAAGTTTACATTTCTAATGAAATAG
- the truA gene encoding tRNA pseudouridine(38-40) synthase TruA gives MRFFIELAYNGKYFFGWQIQRKVITVEEKLEYCLSKLLKTSINVIGASRTDTGVHAKQMFAHFDYEKIIKNDFVNRLNIFLPKSIKVFNIFPVKKNIHARFDAIKRTYKYYLTREKNIFYEDFSWYCFYPLNIKKMNTASKKLLKYKDFSSFCKKKRTNEKENNICEIYHASWSEKKNVLCFTIEANRFLRSMVRAIVGSLVDVGRNKINIDEFVKIIELKNSNFCKLIVPACGLFLTKILYPEDIFL, from the coding sequence TTGAGATTTTTTATTGAATTAGCTTACAATGGTAAGTATTTTTTTGGATGGCAAATTCAAAGAAAAGTAATCACAGTAGAAGAAAAACTAGAATATTGTTTATCAAAATTATTAAAAACGTCTATAAATGTTATAGGGGCTAGTAGAACGGATACAGGTGTCCATGCTAAACAAATGTTTGCTCATTTTGATTATGAAAAAATAATTAAAAATGATTTTGTAAACCGGTTAAATATTTTCTTACCTAAATCTATTAAAGTATTCAATATTTTTCCAGTCAAAAAAAATATTCATGCAAGATTTGATGCTATTAAACGAACATACAAATATTATTTGACGCGTGAAAAAAATATCTTCTATGAAGATTTTTCTTGGTACTGTTTCTATCCACTAAATATTAAAAAAATGAATACAGCTTCAAAAAAACTCTTAAAATATAAAGATTTTAGTTCTTTTTGTAAAAAAAAAAGAACTAATGAAAAAGAAAATAATATATGTGAAATTTATCACGCTTCTTGGTCTGAAAAAAAAAATGTTTTATGTTTTACTATTGAAGCTAATCGATTTTTAAGATCGATGGTTAGAGCTATTGTTGGTTCACTTGTTGATGTGGGAAGAAATAAAATTAATATAGATGAATTTGTAAAAATTATAGAATTAAAAAATTCTAATTTTTGCAAATTGATAGTTCCTGCATGTGGTTTATTTTTAACAAAAATTCTCTATCCAGAAGATATTTTTTTATGA
- a CDS encoding aspartate aminotransferase family protein has product MKELKKDFFRYQTQINPYPMSIIVDRAEGSYIYGKDGKKYLDFVSGISVNILGHGNKKIKESIKKQVDKYLHVMVYGEFIQDPCVRLCKKISENIPYPLSTTYLVNSGTEAVEGALKLAKCYTRKEEIISCKWSYHGSTHGSISIMGYEDYKRPFRPLLPLVKFITFNDIEELINTITEKTACVILETIQCSSGVILPNCSFLKEVKKQCNKKNALMILDEIQTGFGRTGKLFAFEHYDIIPDILVMGKGMGGGMPISGFVSSQEIMKTFIPLGHLTTFGGNAVSASASLATLDQLINSNIMEQVLVKEKCIRKYLVHNEIQNIHGKGLFLSFELKNKDIVEKVLQNCIKQGLILFPFLFHRNFLRISPPLTITKEEIQKGCSIIIESLNRL; this is encoded by the coding sequence ATGAAAGAATTAAAAAAAGATTTTTTTCGATATCAAACTCAAATTAATCCATATCCCATGAGTATTATAGTAGATCGTGCTGAAGGTAGTTATATTTATGGAAAAGATGGTAAAAAATATTTAGATTTTGTATCAGGTATTTCCGTCAACATATTAGGACATGGAAACAAAAAAATCAAAGAATCTATAAAAAAACAAGTGGATAAATACTTACATGTTATGGTTTATGGAGAATTTATACAAGATCCTTGTGTAAGGCTTTGTAAAAAAATATCAGAAAATATTCCATATCCACTTAGTACTACTTATTTAGTTAATTCTGGAACAGAAGCTGTAGAGGGAGCTTTGAAATTAGCAAAATGTTATACAAGAAAAGAAGAAATAATATCTTGTAAATGGTCTTATCATGGAAGTACTCATGGTTCTATAAGTATCATGGGATATGAAGATTATAAAAGACCTTTCAGACCTTTATTACCATTAGTTAAATTTATTACGTTTAATGATATAGAAGAATTAATTAATACTATTACGGAAAAAACGGCTTGTGTTATTTTGGAAACTATTCAATGTTCTTCTGGTGTTATCTTACCTAATTGTTCTTTTTTAAAAGAGGTAAAAAAACAGTGCAATAAAAAAAATGCTTTAATGATTCTTGATGAAATCCAAACTGGATTTGGAAGAACAGGAAAACTTTTTGCATTTGAACATTATGATATTATTCCTGATATATTAGTAATGGGAAAAGGAATGGGAGGAGGCATGCCTATTAGTGGATTTGTATCATCTCAAGAAATAATGAAAACTTTTATTCCTTTAGGACATTTAACCACTTTTGGAGGAAATGCTGTTTCCGCTTCTGCTTCTTTAGCTACTTTAGATCAATTAATCAATTCCAATATAATGGAACAAGTATTAGTAAAAGAAAAGTGTATTAGAAAATATTTAGTTCATAATGAAATTCAAAATATTCATGGAAAAGGTCTTTTTTTATCTTTTGAATTAAAAAATAAAGATATAGTAGAAAAAGTTTTACAAAATTGTATAAAACAAGGATTAATATTATTTCCTTTTTTATTTCATAGAAATTTTTTACGCATATCCCCTCCATTAACTATAACAAAAGAAGAAATCCAAAAAGGATGTTCTATTATTATTGAAAGTTTAAATAGACTTTAA
- a CDS encoding putative LPS assembly protein LptD: MQKIRIFFYIILLISYTSTSIFYGNEKKENDKKNDLSFLKDIIKYRSNIQEHDIKEGKSYLEGQASIEYKNSKIEADYIEFNWKNGDLYAKSNEKSVFLRTENREFFFSKIHFNLNNEIGEAKDLYVKEKNHIIIAHDIIKRKNDFLMKKITYISDPFFLKKKDDFPDFYLKTNYLKYSFLKKSIFSGPILFYWYGVPMPIFLPFLYIPSKSKQPSYGIIYPKFGIQNKRIYMEDFGLFFPISNFLNFSITTSIYNIEKWKIQTSIKYKFKHVDHGLINYNFYNQKEKDFLFQWEHNSDFKSDSEINFHANVNYDNLFHKDAIFSYINIRKKFSNYLWFIDFYMIQNHEKKEIQFIIPEFILHTYNILLNKKYFVNRINFENRFDFQNLTNFCKTKDFYPKLNHDMSVTAYFPFFDPYLRISSKILYEDFYMWNFPYFDFSSFQKINLSTNVVSIPFHKIWKIKNTMLLKHQIKPILFFHMIYYPPIFYNVKNHFEKRINFILNNDWIIKNSWNHYKKVEILKEINTSFMINDSLIKWENFHIMGNIDLIKNFKAKYKSGINFEKNKTTYFDFYLSSKHEINLIPVKDKFQKKGKNRYDYFFFDQKNYAKYPIPINLKIDFHLNYKKNLFKKQQLFNTFLNLNGSVNITKYWKINFNTDYDVLKNKIILANIIFNRDLRSFEMSLNWIKNRSWSFFIGLKDPNFRNIIQYNEKN, encoded by the coding sequence TTGCAAAAAATTAGAATTTTTTTTTATATCATATTACTTATTTCTTATACTTCTACTTCCATTTTTTACGGAAATGAAAAAAAAGAAAACGATAAAAAAAACGATTTATCTTTTTTAAAAGATATTATAAAATACAGATCAAATATACAAGAACATGATATTAAAGAAGGAAAATCATATTTAGAAGGACAAGCTTCAATAGAATATAAAAATTCAAAAATTGAAGCTGATTATATCGAATTTAATTGGAAAAATGGTGATTTATATGCAAAATCAAACGAAAAATCGGTTTTTTTAAGAACCGAAAATCGAGAATTTTTTTTTAGTAAAATTCATTTTAATTTAAATAATGAAATAGGAGAAGCAAAAGATTTATATGTAAAAGAAAAAAATCATATTATAATTGCTCATGATATAATTAAAAGAAAAAATGATTTTTTGATGAAAAAAATTACATACATATCAGATCCTTTTTTTTTAAAAAAAAAAGATGATTTTCCTGATTTTTATTTAAAAACAAATTATTTGAAATATTCTTTTTTAAAAAAATCCATTTTTTCTGGACCAATTTTATTCTATTGGTATGGAGTACCAATGCCTATTTTTTTACCTTTTTTATATATACCTTCGAAATCAAAACAACCATCTTATGGTATTATATATCCAAAATTCGGTATTCAAAATAAAAGAATATACATGGAAGATTTTGGTTTATTTTTTCCGATTTCTAATTTTTTAAATTTTAGCATCACAACATCAATATATAATATTGAAAAATGGAAAATTCAAACAAGCATAAAATATAAATTCAAACATGTTGATCATGGATTGATTAATTATAATTTTTATAATCAAAAAGAAAAAGATTTTCTATTTCAGTGGGAACATAATTCAGATTTCAAATCTGATTCCGAAATAAATTTTCATGCAAATGTTAATTATGATAATCTTTTTCATAAAGATGCAATTTTTTCTTATATCAACATAAGAAAAAAATTTTCTAACTATTTATGGTTTATCGATTTTTATATGATTCAAAATCATGAAAAAAAGGAAATTCAATTTATTATTCCAGAATTCATTTTGCATACATATAATATATTGTTAAATAAAAAATACTTTGTAAATCGAATAAATTTTGAAAATAGATTTGATTTTCAAAATTTGACAAATTTTTGTAAAACTAAGGATTTTTATCCTAAATTGAATCATGATATGAGTGTCACTGCTTATTTTCCTTTTTTTGACCCTTATTTAAGAATTTCCTCTAAAATTTTATATGAGGATTTTTACATGTGGAATTTTCCATATTTTGATTTTTCTAGTTTTCAAAAAATAAATTTATCAACAAATGTAGTATCGATTCCATTCCATAAAATTTGGAAAATAAAAAATACTATGTTATTAAAACATCAAATAAAACCGATTTTATTTTTTCATATGATATACTATCCTCCTATTTTTTATAACGTAAAAAATCATTTTGAAAAAAGAATAAATTTTATTTTAAATAATGATTGGATAATAAAAAATTCATGGAATCATTATAAAAAAGTAGAAATTTTAAAAGAAATCAATACCTCATTTATGATTAACGATAGTTTAATTAAATGGGAAAATTTCCATATCATGGGTAATATAGATCTGATAAAAAATTTTAAAGCAAAATATAAATCAGGAATAAATTTTGAAAAAAATAAGACAACATATTTTGATTTTTATCTTTCTTCTAAGCATGAAATCAATTTGATTCCTGTAAAAGATAAATTTCAAAAAAAGGGAAAAAATCGTTATGATTACTTTTTTTTTGATCAAAAAAATTATGCAAAATATCCAATTCCAATCAATTTAAAAATTGATTTTCATCTTAATTACAAAAAAAATTTGTTCAAAAAACAACAATTATTTAATACTTTTTTAAATTTGAATGGATCTGTAAATATCACAAAATATTGGAAAATCAATTTTAATACAGATTATGATGTATTAAAAAATAAAATAATATTAGCAAATATTATTTTTAATAGAGATTTGAGAAGTTTCGAAATGAGTTTGAATTGGATCAAAAATCGTTCATGGTCTTTTTTTATAGGATTAAAAGATCCTAATTTTAGAAATATTATACAATATAATGAGAAAAACTAA
- a CDS encoding OstA-like protein, producing the protein MKYVFIIFFIFETFSFSFSNERKTPVKIQIIHSDIIQNYDHNSNFFLIGNVHLKYKKYHLFCDKITYNKKNNKFHGYGNVRLESEKNKIISKNIVGDFFNFQLSGNVILYQGKIKLKSKIINYNFDKKLLQAVDNVVLFFDKIKLTTNLLEYNFRLHCISYKKKSMIHYGDYIICSKEGFFYIKKNKIELKHKIKLISKNYTAYANTLEYLLNKNQINFNNTVVIMQNTNFNNFLYAKKALFLFQKKIFLFEKYVSIHYNDQIIKGKYLFFDQKKKYGFIRNILLEDFKKKYFLISGYGKFDFHSGFLILKENPIIIKKLNNNSVFIYSSILKINIHKNYTYSIQSFSMKIFFESINIKGKCDFFNYESSNDYIKLNGNPIFFFGKNKQITGKNICVHLKNDFIKYIKIVKNAFYIEKINSKEFNQIEGDMMTIFFDTTNVLEKIMFQGNIHGIIFIKYDKEIKMINRLRCDILSIYLDKLKKIRKISCAKETCSELIPINKETPNKIFYLPKFSWKEKYKPKNDKKSFVDQEIDKYRKENFLEKKEIKAMIR; encoded by the coding sequence GTGAAATATGTATTTATAATTTTTTTTATTTTTGAAACGTTTTCATTTTCATTTTCTAATGAAAGAAAAACACCTGTAAAAATACAAATCATTCATTCTGACATTATACAAAATTATGACCATAATTCAAATTTTTTTTTAATAGGAAATGTTCATTTAAAATATAAAAAATACCATCTTTTTTGTGATAAAATTACATATAACAAAAAAAATAATAAGTTTCATGGATATGGAAATGTAAGATTAGAATCTGAAAAAAATAAAATAATATCTAAAAATATAGTAGGAGATTTTTTTAATTTTCAATTATCAGGAAATGTAATTTTATATCAAGGAAAAATAAAATTAAAATCAAAAATAATAAATTATAATTTTGATAAAAAATTACTTCAAGCTGTTGATAATGTTGTTTTGTTTTTTGATAAAATCAAATTAACTACTAATTTATTAGAATATAATTTCCGATTACATTGTATTTCCTACAAAAAAAAAAGTATGATTCATTATGGAGATTATATTATATGCAGTAAAGAAGGTTTTTTTTATATTAAAAAAAATAAGATAGAATTAAAGCATAAAATTAAATTAATTAGCAAAAATTATACTGCATATGCAAACACATTAGAATATTTACTTAATAAAAATCAAATCAATTTTAATAATACGGTTGTCATAATGCAGAATACAAATTTTAATAATTTTCTTTATGCTAAAAAAGCACTATTTTTGTTTCAAAAAAAAATATTTTTATTTGAAAAATATGTAAGTATTCATTATAATGATCAAATTATAAAAGGAAAATACTTATTTTTTGATCAGAAAAAAAAATATGGATTTATAAGAAATATTCTTCTAGAAGATTTCAAGAAAAAATATTTTTTAATAAGTGGATATGGAAAATTTGATTTTCATTCTGGTTTTTTAATTTTAAAAGAAAATCCAATAATCATCAAAAAACTGAATAATAATTCAGTTTTTATTTATTCAAGTATTTTAAAAATAAATATTCATAAAAATTATACATATTCCATTCAATCTTTTTCTATGAAAATCTTTTTTGAATCTATTAATATCAAAGGAAAGTGTGATTTTTTCAATTATGAATCATCAAATGATTATATAAAATTAAATGGAAATCCTATATTTTTTTTTGGTAAAAATAAACAAATTACTGGAAAAAATATCTGTGTTCATTTAAAAAATGATTTTATTAAATATATCAAAATTGTTAAAAATGCTTTTTATATAGAAAAAATAAATTCAAAAGAATTTAATCAAATAGAAGGAGATATGATGACTATATTTTTTGATACAACAAATGTTTTGGAAAAAATAATGTTTCAAGGAAACATCCATGGTATTATTTTTATCAAATACGACAAAGAAATAAAAATGATTAATAGATTACGTTGTGATATTTTATCTATTTATTTAGATAAATTAAAAAAAATAAGAAAAATTTCTTGTGCCAAAGAAACATGTTCAGAATTAATTCCAATCAACAAAGAAACTCCTAACAAGATTTTTTATCTTCCTAAATTTTCTTGGAAAGAAAAATATAAACCAAAAAATGATAAAAAATCCTTTGTTGATCAAGAAATAGATAAATATAGAAAAGAAAACTTTTTAGAAAAAAAAGAAATTAAAGCTATGATAAGATAA
- a CDS encoding RidA family protein produces the protein MITKKFSIEKIPSYGPYNTCVIAGDFLFISGQIAKNMDTQKMDIEMETKKVMENIEIILSKNKIGFQNVIKTSVFIKEMSFLPKINNVYQKFFHGNYPARETIQVSGLPNNANIEISLIACKN, from the coding sequence ATGATAACAAAAAAATTTTCAATAGAGAAAATTCCATCTTATGGACCGTATAATACATGTGTGATTGCTGGAGACTTTTTATTCATTTCAGGTCAAATAGCAAAAAATATGGATACTCAAAAAATGGATATAGAAATGGAAACAAAAAAAGTAATGGAAAATATCGAAATAATTCTTTCAAAGAATAAAATAGGATTTCAAAATGTTATAAAGACTTCCGTTTTTATAAAGGAGATGAGTTTTTTGCCTAAAATCAATAATGTGTATCAAAAATTTTTTCATGGAAATTATCCAGCTAGAGAAACTATACAAGTTTCCGGTCTTCCTAATAATGCAAATATTGAAATATCTTTAATAGCATGTAAAAATTAA
- the folK gene encoding 2-amino-4-hydroxy-6-hydroxymethyldihydropteridine diphosphokinase, translated as MKEHDVFLLQGSNKENKKIYLDKSLILISKKIGEVIKTSSIFESEAWNMKNSPVFYNRVLHIKTNYSPIDILKKILKIEFIIGRKKNFFEKKKKEYQNREIDIDILFYDDIIIHSSILTIPHPLLHLRRFVLEPMCEIDQNKNHPIFHLTILEMLGLCIDKLHVKKIL; from the coding sequence TTGAAAGAACATGATGTATTCTTGTTACAAGGAAGTAACAAAGAAAATAAAAAAATATATTTAGATAAATCTTTAATTTTAATATCTAAAAAAATCGGTGAAGTTATTAAAACTTCATCGATTTTCGAAAGTGAGGCATGGAATATGAAAAATTCTCCTGTTTTTTATAACAGAGTTTTGCATATCAAAACAAATTATTCTCCTATTGATATTTTAAAAAAAATTTTAAAAATAGAATTTATAATAGGGAGAAAAAAAAATTTTTTCGAAAAAAAAAAAAAAGAATATCAAAACAGAGAAATAGATATAGATATTTTGTTTTATGATGATATCATTATACATAGTTCCATTTTGACAATTCCACATCCATTGTTACATTTAAGAAGATTTGTTTTAGAACCTATGTGTGAAATTGATCAGAATAAAAATCATCCAATATTTCATCTAACTATATTAGAAATGTTAGGATTATGCATAGATAAATTACATGTAAAAAAAATTTTGTAA
- the mreC gene encoding rod shape-determining protein MreC, with the protein MREFFSFFFKWRLLIFFLLLESTAIFLSFSDSKFHQYIYAGSSNFMIGKIYENIYNLRSYFSLKIENQKLLNENKRLHNNQISSKIKKISKDIQINDVHYLQQYTFTPVQIINNSIHEQANYITINKGSIDKIKPDMGIILPNGIAGIIIKTSPHFSIAISILNPKIKVNARLKRNKYFGTLSWDGLDHEYVVLYDIPRYSSIHKGDIVETDGKSATFPEGITIGKVHSYKLDEEHANYVIKVKLMANFSTIENAYVVKSLFKKEWDDVQLYKVENK; encoded by the coding sequence ATGCGTGAATTTTTTAGTTTTTTTTTTAAATGGCGTTTACTGATCTTTTTTTTATTATTGGAATCCACTGCTATTTTCCTTTCTTTTTCAGATTCAAAATTTCATCAATATATTTATGCTGGTTCTTCAAATTTCATGATTGGAAAAATTTATGAAAACATTTATAACTTACGTAGTTATTTTTCACTAAAAATTGAAAATCAGAAACTTTTAAATGAAAATAAAAGATTACATAATAATCAAATATCTTCTAAAATAAAGAAAATATCTAAGGATATTCAAATAAACGATGTTCATTATTTACAACAATATACTTTTACTCCAGTACAAATCATAAATAATAGTATTCATGAACAAGCTAACTATATCACGATTAATAAAGGCAGTATAGATAAAATCAAACCAGATATGGGAATTATATTACCCAATGGAATTGCAGGAATTATTATAAAAACTTCACCACATTTTAGTATTGCAATTTCTATTTTAAATCCAAAAATTAAAGTTAATGCAAGATTAAAAAGAAATAAATATTTTGGAACTTTAAGTTGGGATGGACTGGATCATGAATATGTCGTTTTATATGATATTCCAAGATATTCTAGTATACATAAAGGAGATATTGTAGAAACGGATGGAAAATCAGCTACCTTTCCTGAAGGAATTACAATTGGAAAAGTCCATTCTTATAAACTAGATGAAGAACATGCCAATTATGTTATAAAAGTAAAACTCATGGCCAATTTTTCAACAATAGAAAATGCTTATGTTGTAAAAAGTTTGTTTAAAAAAGAATGGGATGACGTTCAACTTTATAAAGTTGAAAATAAATAA